The sequence below is a genomic window from Candidatus Limnocylindrales bacterium.
TGGGAGATACAGAAGGCAGGGTTAAACAGCTATCAGGGATCTTGTAGAAAAGAATTTGTATCGTTCAGCAGTTCTTGGAGACCATCTCCTGTTTCGGAACCGGTTCTTACCTGTCTAACAATTTTGGCGATCTTCCAGGCACCACTTTCCTTCTTGAAGAGGATGGCAGTCCAATCTTTTCTCTCTGGACCGAGTTTTTGATAAATAGCCCGGGCCATATTCTTTTTCTTTGATACATCAATTCTTATAAATTGAGATTTCTGGGGATCCAGGTCATCTGCCGACATCCCTTTCAGTAGTTCTGGTGTGATCTGTTTGGCCATTTGGGCATATTCAGATGTCATAACCCGCAGCGTTGCAGATACATCTCCACGTCTCGCCGATTCCAGATATTTGAGATATATCGTCTCCAGTTGCTTTGCGAAGGGGTGCTGAGGGTTCGTCGTCTTCTCCGGAGTTTGAGCTAAAGCCATGGAGAAGGGAAGGGTACTGAAAAGGGTTATCAAAAAAATTTGCAGCTTCATATTTCCTCCTTGTTTAACCCTCTCCCAGCTTCAACCCACCGGAATGGAATGAAGGGGAATTTCCAGGGACTGAAACCAGGTTAGGGGCGCTTCTTTACTTGAATAGGGAGATGAGTTTTCAAACACTTACTGGGTTCCGGCTCCGGAGGAGAGGGCCCATCCAAAGCCATCCCCAAACTCAGTCAGGTCTTCCATGCCGTTATGACCCTGGAACCAGAGTTGGTCGTCGGGCCCTCCATCCAGACCCGCCATAAGTCCCCTCTGCCAGCCATGCAACACGACAACTGTACCGACTTGAGGACTTGGAGAGAGGTCTTCGGCGGTATCTCCAATGGCCAGATCATTGTAACCATCCCCGTTGAAATCCCCTGACACTCCGGCAAAGACGAAAGAATTCAAAACTACTATCCCTCCATCCCCCATAACATCTCTTTTACCATTCCTTTTACCATTGCAAAAAAGAATGAATAAATCCGATTAAAGAATTTCATAATTTTCTCCTTTTCTTTATCAAGATTAATTAAAAGTTGAGTAGGTTTTAGATTTTCTAACCTTCAGTTTTACCTGTTAGATTTAGCAGGTTCCATACCAAACTTTTAATGTCTGCGAATAGTTTATAAAAACATAGATTACGGGGACTATAAGGAGGGTCAAGCCCCTTACTTCCCTCAAAAAATAACCTGACTTGCCCCTATATCCTCTGTTTTTTCCGAATTTCCCCTATTTGAAAAAAGGAATAGGGAAGAGTTCCTCTCGGTGCTTCTTGAATTCCCTTATAAAGAGGGCAGACCCCATTGGGGAAGTTCTAAAAAATTGTTCCAGTGTTAAAACGAGTTTAGATAGCGAAACTTCAGGGCCGGTCATGGAAAAATCCCCGGTAAAATGGCATCGGATATGCAAAATAACCTCCCAAAAGGCAAGAATTGAATAGGGTACTTAACTACGGCTTTAGAGGCTTTTGATAGCTTTAAACTCGAAAGAATATCGGTTCTTCAAGTTGTATCAAATTGGAATTGAGATGAAACTCCTCCCTGACACCATAAAATACTTATTATATTTGCTACTTTTCCTTATTTATTGTGAAGGAGTGTATGCAGATGATATCGTTATTGGGGCCTCGGCCGCATTTCGGGGACCTTCAAGGGGGCTCGGCATTGAACTCTACAGAGGATCCATGGCCTATATCCAACATATCAATCAAGGAGGTGGGATAAATGGTCGAAAGATACTTATGAAGGCTTATAATGATGGTTATAATCCCATTCCTGCTATTGAAAACACCATCAAGCTGGTTGAGGAAGATCATGTTCTCCTCCTCTTTGATTATGTAGGAACTCCCACAGTGACCCGGGTCCTGCCATTACTCAAAAGATATCGGAATGAGTTTGTCTACCTTTTCTTTCCCTTTACAGGAGCTCAACCCCATAGACAGCCTCCCTATGATGAATTTGTCTTTAATCTTAGAGCATCTTATCACCAGGAGACCGAGGGGCTGGTGGATAATTTTGTAAAGGCAGGCAGAAAGAGGATTGCTATATTCTATCAAGTGGATGCCTATGGACGAAGTGGATGGGATGGGGTGAAAAAGGCTTTAGCAAAATTCGGTCTCAAGATTGCAGGCGAAGCTACTTATCGAAGAGGGGCCAAATACTCTGAGGATTTCAAACAGCAGGTTGAAATTCTTAGAAAGGTAAATCCGGATGCGATAATTTCGGTTGGAGCCTATGCTGCCTGCGCGGGATTTATTAGAGATGCCCGGGATGCCGGTTGGGATGTTCCCATTGCCAATGTTTCCTTTGTAGGAAGTGAGAATCTGCTTAATTTACTTCTTGAGACGGGTAAGGCAACCGGACGGGATTACACCGTTAACCTGATCAATTCCCAGGTTGTACCCTCCTATGAAGAGACCTCTTTACCTGCAGTTAAGGAATACAGAGAGTTAATGGATAGATATAACCCTATGCCTCCTAAGGACCTTATGGCGGAGGAATACAAACCCTTGAGGTATAGTTTTGTCAGTTTTGAAGGGTTTCTCAATGCAAAACTCCTTGTTGAAATTCTTAAAAGGATGGGCAGTAAACCTGAAAGGGCGCGCATCAAAGAGACCGTTGAAAGTATAGAGAATCTGGATATAGGGATCAATACCCCGGTATCCTTCGGACCCCACAAGCATCAGGGGTTGGATTTAGTCTATTATACAACGGTCAGGAATGGCTTATTCGTTCCTATTATAGATTGGCCCGGGAGGGAAAAATGAGAACATCCAGGTTATTTAAAAAGATCCTTGCCATTGTAGTCCTTCTCTTTGGTATTACCGCCATTACAACGGCTGTTTTCTCAGGCTGGAATCTCCAAAAACACCTTATGGAAGAATATAAAAGCAAGGGTACTGCCATAGCCAACAGCATTGCCAGTTCAAGTGTAGAAATACTTCTTAATCGAGACGCATCGACCCTTCAGGCCGTTATCGATCAGTTTATGGAAATTCAAGGGGTTTCCTATGTTTATATTGTTGATGAACAGGGAGAAATCATAACCCATACCTTTGTCCCCAGCATCCCGGAAGAGGTATTTACTGTTAAGGGTGAAAAAGACAAAACCACCATCAAAGATTTGCATATTAAAGGGATGGGGGATTTTACCCATATCTCTTCTCCCATATTAGCCGGTGTGGCCGGTTATGTCCATGTAGGAATGGACAAGGGGATTATATTGGCTCAAATGAAGTCCACCATGGTGAGTCAATTATATTTGATTGCCATAATCTTTCTAATCAGCGCAATGGGGGCCTATTTACTTGCAAACAAAGTTTCCCGACCCTTGAGTAAACTTTCGGCATACGCCAGGGAACTGGCCCCTATCGAAAGTACCCAACGGGGAGATGAGATTGCCATCCTGACTACCTCTATGAAGGCCTTAATGGATTATCTTCAAGAAATGGCGGCAATGGCAAATCGTATTTCCCAGGGTGATCTGAGCCTTCACATTGAACCCAAATCCAGGCAGGACATTCTAGGGCATGCCTTTGCCCAAATGACCCGATATATCAGAGAAATGGCAGAGGTTGCCAATAAACTGGCTGGTGGGGATCTTACCCCAGATGTACATCCTAGGTCGGAAAAAGATGTCTTGGGCATGGCTTTTAAAAACATGATTATCCAATTGAGAGCCCTGGTTTCTCAAATTCGGAGCCAGGCCAATCAAATCGCCCAAATCAGTATAGAGATCCTGACGCGATCGGATGAAGACTTGAAGACGGTAGAGAACGTTACATCTTCAGCCGAGGAGACTTCCTCCGCCATGTCTGAAATGGGAGCCAGTGTCGAAGAAGTGGCGGGGAATACCCAAACTCTCTTTAGGTCCACCGAGGAGATTTCCTCTTCCATTGAACAGATGTTTAACTCGATCCGGCAAGTTACAGAAAGCTCAAGGAGGCTTTCAGAAATATCTGAAATGACCGCTGCGGCAATGAACCAAATGGTCTTTTCCATAGAGACGATAGCTAAAAACGCTGAAAACTCCAGGCAATTCTATCATGAAACAACGGAAATTACGCTGCAGGGACAGACTTCTATGCAACAAGTAGTCAGGAGTATGGATAAGATCCGTGAAGCGGTCTCTTCGGCAACATATACGATCCAAAGCCTGGAAAATAAATCACAACAGATCGGCTCTATTTTGGATGTGATCGACAATATTGCGGACCAGACTGCGCTGCTTGCGTTAAATGCCTCAATTTTAGCCGCTCAGGCCGGTGAACATGGAAGGGGATTTGCTGTGGTTGCCGACGAAATTAAAGACTTGGCAAACCGGGTAGCTCTCTCGACCCAGGAGATTACCCAGATTATCGAAGCAGTGCAGAGGCAATCAGCCGATGCGGTTAAGGTGATCCAGGAGGGTAATAAGGAGGTCGATGAGGGAGTAAAACGGGTCAATTTGGCCGGTCAGGCTTTGGATCGGATTACCGTCAGCGCGCAGAATTCCTTATCGGCTGCTACTGAGATTGTACAGGCCATTCAGGAACAAAAAACATCGACGCAGAAAATTATGGAATCCGTAAAGAAGGTTACGGAGCGGATAACCGAAATTAATGAAGCAACCCAGGAGCAGGAGAAGGGATCTTCACAGA
It includes:
- a CDS encoding ABC transporter substrate-binding protein; translation: MIALNSKEYRFFKLYQIGIEMKLLPDTIKYLLYLLLFLIYCEGVYADDIVIGASAAFRGPSRGLGIELYRGSMAYIQHINQGGGINGRKILMKAYNDGYNPIPAIENTIKLVEEDHVLLLFDYVGTPTVTRVLPLLKRYRNEFVYLFFPFTGAQPHRQPPYDEFVFNLRASYHQETEGLVDNFVKAGRKRIAIFYQVDAYGRSGWDGVKKALAKFGLKIAGEATYRRGAKYSEDFKQQVEILRKVNPDAIISVGAYAACAGFIRDARDAGWDVPIANVSFVGSENLLNLLLETGKATGRDYTVNLINSQVVPSYEETSLPAVKEYRELMDRYNPMPPKDLMAEEYKPLRYSFVSFEGFLNAKLLVEILKRMGSKPERARIKETVESIENLDIGINTPVSFGPHKHQGLDLVYYTTVRNGLFVPIIDWPGREK
- a CDS encoding methyl-accepting chemotaxis protein; translated protein: MRTSRLFKKILAIVVLLFGITAITTAVFSGWNLQKHLMEEYKSKGTAIANSIASSSVEILLNRDASTLQAVIDQFMEIQGVSYVYIVDEQGEIITHTFVPSIPEEVFTVKGEKDKTTIKDLHIKGMGDFTHISSPILAGVAGYVHVGMDKGIILAQMKSTMVSQLYLIAIIFLISAMGAYLLANKVSRPLSKLSAYARELAPIESTQRGDEIAILTTSMKALMDYLQEMAAMANRISQGDLSLHIEPKSRQDILGHAFAQMTRYIREMAEVANKLAGGDLTPDVHPRSEKDVLGMAFKNMIIQLRALVSQIRSQANQIAQISIEILTRSDEDLKTVENVTSSAEETSSAMSEMGASVEEVAGNTQTLFRSTEEISSSIEQMFNSIRQVTESSRRLSEISEMTAAAMNQMVFSIETIAKNAENSRQFYHETTEITLQGQTSMQQVVRSMDKIREAVSSATYTIQSLENKSQQIGSILDVIDNIADQTALLALNASILAAQAGEHGRGFAVVADEIKDLANRVALSTQEITQIIEAVQRQSADAVKVIQEGNKEVDEGVKRVNLAGQALDRITVSAQNSLSAATEIVQAIQEQKTSTQKIMESVKKVTERITEINEATQEQEKGSSQILHAIGEVRGLTEQVKRATMEQSKGANQVSLAMEEVKSLISQSSSNARQSTQAAAELSAQAETLRKLMDRFKLTGN